In a single window of the Raphanus sativus cultivar WK10039 chromosome 9, ASM80110v3, whole genome shotgun sequence genome:
- the LOC130499795 gene encoding kunitz trypsin inhibitor 2-like, whose amino-acid sequence MCLITQLTPKQNKRKTITIMSSSLLLSFLIALLLAAAVCTHGQVLPPPVTDTDGNIVRVNERYIIQPVNTGINGGGLIPVAAILPSCPLGITEAFPGESGVLVRIAFPPWLIPPILPLTIVRTNTDMTIEFQSNICNRISKFWEVDEFAQNPNQPEILIGGNQRRRNSWFRIERAGKEAQTNIYKFTTSAGTVGTISGALDSPQLVLTNDVDKTIFVKFIRDVSTVVTSTSRVEK is encoded by the coding sequence ATGTGTCTGATTACTCAACTCactccaaaacaaaacaaaagaaaaacaatcacAATCATGTCATCATCCCTATTGCTCTCCTTTCTCATCGCTCTCTTGTTGGCTGCAGCTGTCTGCACCCACGGACAAGTACTACCGCCACCGGTGACGGACACGGACGGAAACATCGTTCGTGTCAATGAACGATACATCATCCAACCAGTCAATACCGGGATTAACGGAGGTGGTCTTATCCCAGTTGCTGCTATACTTCCCTCTTGTCCACTTGGCATCACCGAAGCATTTCCGGGGGAATCGGGTGTGCTGGTTAGGATCGCATTTCCACCGTGGTTGATCCCTCCCATACTGCCACTCACCATTGTCCGTACAAATACCGACATGACCATCGAGTTCCAGTCCAACATCTGCAATCGCATCTCCAAGTTCTGGGAAGTAGATGAATTCGCACAGAATCCCAACCAGCCTGAGATTCTCATCGGTGGTAACCAAAGGAGACGAAATAGCTGGTTTAGAATAGAGAGAGCCGGAAAAGAAGCACAAACAAACATTTACAAATTTACCACTTCTGCCGGAACCGTTGGAACCATCTCAGGGGCCTTGGACAGTCCACAACTAGTTCTCACCAATGATGTGGATAAGACCATATTCGTCAAATTCATCAGAGATGTTAGTACCGTTGTTACTTCTACTTCTCGTGTTGAAAagtaa